A window of Natrinema salifodinae contains these coding sequences:
- a CDS encoding MBL fold metallo-hydrolase — MEVGDVREVTTGDCSDLYYLDTGMYGTNEYGAVYIIDDERPAVVDTGIGSNYDLLRQALDEVGIGEDDLEVIAVTHIHLDHAGGAGFLAADYPNADVYVPAIGADHLVDPSRLVAGTKQAVGDQWEYYVEPEPIPEERIVEIGDGDVVDLGTHDLRVHEAPGHAPHQVVFEDPANDAVFTADAAGIWVPETEEIRETSPPSQFDLEACLEDVETLKDLDPDVFCYPHFGPREVGDDAAAALDEYATVLEAWVEAVAEKRAELEDDAAVIGHFAETSEMTDVWGEEKAAAEAAMNARGVLGYLDRRE, encoded by the coding sequence ATGGAAGTCGGAGACGTCCGCGAAGTCACGACCGGTGACTGTTCGGACCTCTACTACCTCGACACGGGGATGTACGGGACGAACGAGTACGGCGCCGTCTACATCATCGACGACGAGCGACCCGCCGTCGTCGACACCGGCATCGGGTCCAACTACGACCTGCTTCGTCAGGCCCTCGACGAGGTCGGTATCGGCGAGGACGACCTCGAAGTTATCGCGGTGACCCACATCCACCTCGACCACGCCGGCGGCGCGGGCTTTCTCGCCGCCGACTACCCGAACGCCGACGTCTACGTCCCCGCGATCGGCGCCGACCACCTGGTCGATCCCTCGCGCCTGGTCGCGGGGACGAAGCAGGCCGTCGGCGATCAGTGGGAGTACTACGTGGAACCGGAGCCGATCCCCGAGGAGCGGATCGTCGAAATCGGAGACGGTGACGTCGTCGACCTCGGCACGCACGACCTACGCGTCCACGAAGCGCCCGGCCACGCGCCCCACCAGGTGGTCTTCGAGGATCCGGCGAACGACGCGGTCTTCACCGCCGACGCCGCCGGGATCTGGGTCCCAGAGACCGAGGAGATCAGGGAAACGTCCCCGCCGTCGCAGTTCGACCTCGAGGCGTGTCTCGAGGACGTCGAGACGCTCAAGGATCTCGACCCGGACGTGTTCTGCTATCCCCACTTCGGTCCGCGCGAGGTCGGCGACGACGCCGCTGCGGCGCTCGACGAGTACGCGACCGTTCTCGAAGCGTGGGTCGAGGCGGTCGCGGAGAAGCGCGCGGAACTCGAAGACGACGCGGCCGTGATCGGCCACTTCGCCGAGACGTCGGAGATGACCGACGTCTGGGGCGAGGAGAAAGCCGCCGCGGAGGCAGCGATGAACGCGCGCGGCGTTCTGGGCTACCTGGACCGGCGCGAGTGA
- a CDS encoding sensor histidine kinase, with protein sequence MSHETSDPDRTASERNRDQSSPSGSRRRRECGPWFVSGFGGLSVCVLVAWWFAFPDQHTATGFALSIVSTGIPSLGLGWGGVRLARSDVDAHRYARVCKWCFGGAIGFLAINLPTMIVFPWYDLAGTISWAHFAVTTGAVGGFAVGYVEARAIQREVEATAATVRANQLEDERELLTYLNDLLRHEVLNSAQIIGGHATLLREECDDDRVRNRLTTIERKSDDLIDVIEDVRAMLNANRGPETAAVVDLTDVIEDQVAAYRARFGDAVFKTELPDSAPVSGNEGLTWVFANLLENAIEHNDSESPRVRVTVETASAAETKPETGTVTVTIADNGSGIPEKTRETLFERKSKNHGLGLYLSRILADRYGGTVELDETGPDGSVFVVTLPHASPDADEPDERDEFETAI encoded by the coding sequence ATGAGCCACGAGACGTCGGATCCGGATCGCACCGCGTCGGAACGGAACCGGGACCAGTCGTCTCCGTCCGGGTCGCGGCGTCGCCGGGAGTGCGGTCCCTGGTTCGTCAGCGGGTTCGGCGGCCTCTCGGTCTGCGTGCTGGTCGCCTGGTGGTTCGCGTTTCCCGATCAGCACACCGCGACCGGGTTCGCCCTCAGCATCGTCTCGACCGGCATTCCGTCGCTCGGACTGGGCTGGGGCGGGGTTCGACTCGCGCGAAGCGACGTCGATGCCCACCGGTACGCGCGGGTCTGCAAGTGGTGTTTCGGCGGGGCGATCGGCTTCCTGGCAATCAACCTCCCGACGATGATCGTCTTCCCCTGGTACGACCTCGCGGGGACCATCTCGTGGGCTCACTTCGCGGTGACGACGGGCGCGGTCGGCGGCTTCGCCGTCGGCTACGTCGAAGCGCGGGCGATCCAGCGCGAAGTCGAGGCGACGGCCGCTACCGTCCGCGCCAATCAGCTCGAGGACGAACGCGAACTGCTGACCTACCTGAACGATCTCCTCCGTCACGAGGTGCTGAACTCCGCCCAGATCATCGGCGGCCACGCGACGCTGCTGCGCGAGGAGTGCGACGACGACCGGGTCCGCAATCGGCTGACGACGATCGAACGCAAGAGCGACGACCTCATCGACGTCATCGAGGACGTCCGGGCGATGCTGAACGCGAATCGCGGCCCCGAAACCGCCGCCGTCGTCGACCTCACCGACGTCATCGAGGATCAGGTGGCGGCGTATCGCGCCCGATTCGGCGACGCCGTCTTCAAGACGGAGCTTCCCGATTCGGCACCCGTCAGCGGAAACGAAGGGCTCACGTGGGTCTTCGCCAACCTCCTCGAGAACGCGATCGAGCACAACGACAGCGAGTCGCCTCGCGTTCGCGTGACCGTCGAGACAGCGTCGGCGGCCGAGACCAAGCCCGAAACGGGAACCGTGACCGTCACGATCGCCGACAACGGATCCGGTATCCCCGAGAAGACCAGGGAAACGCTGTTCGAGCGCAAGTCCAAGAACCACGGGCTCGGGCTCTACCTCTCGCGCATCCTGGCGGACAGATACGGCGGGACCGTCGAGCTCGACGAGACGGGCCCGGACGGCAGCGTCTTCGTCGTGACGTTGCCGCACGCGTCGCCAGAT